The DNA region TGTCTACCTGGCTCTCCCGAGGCTGCAGAGTTCGGGGCAGCCCAGCCACCTGGGAAATAAATTTAGGCCTAGAGCCCTGGGAATCTGTGACTCCGGGCACCTCCCGGCAACCGTGGGAGCAGAGGACTGGACGTGGGCCAAACTTGGGCACACgatggaggcaggaagagggctgtttgggcatgtgtgtgtgtctctctctgccacctGTTAGTGCTGCGGCCTTCGCCAGTCTCTGCCCTCTTGGATGCCCAGTTGTCTCACCTGTAACAAGGGGAGGGCCGTGACattccctgctgcccctccacgcGGTAGTCACATGCAGGCCTCCGTGCCTGCCGCTGTTATCCTCTGCAGGTTCTGAATACCCCAAACACCCAATTTGCTACCGTGCATGGAGAACCTGACTCCCAGCATACATGCGGTGTCGCAGGAGGGACATGGCGGGGGGCGGGTATTGGGTGGGGCCCCCAAAGAGTGAGCTAGAGACTCGTTAACAGCTCAACCAAAGGGTGAGCGCTTGGAGCACGGGATGCAGCTCCCCAACACTGGTCAGAAAGGGGGTGCCAGTTACACAAGGCATCCCGGCATGGGGGCGGGGCCAGCTGGGGACCCACAGGGACAGGGATTTTGaccactacacacacaccccagctgggccctccctttctcttctgcaaaGAGGTGGGAGCAGCTCCGTGAAAGGAGAAAAATCCCCCCTTGCAAGGCTTCTTAGGGTCAGGGTCCACGGAGAACGTGGGCGTGGGCATGACCACAGGGAGTGAGACACCACGGTGAGCTCTGCTCACCGTGGGGCAGGCTGCAAAGTGCTCCAGGGCACCGGAAAGGAGGGGTCGGGTTCTCAGTGTCCACCACGGGCTGTTGGGAGTCATGGGGGCCCCCGCGCGGGGTTCTGCACAGGCATCCCCCACAATGCCCACAGAGGGAGCATGGTTGGGAATGGGGCAGTGAGCTGAGAATCGGTCTTGGGAGGGTGGGCTAACGCCCCAGCGCCCCAGCAAGGGGCTGTTTTCGCAGGGGAGCAGCGAGGGTCCGGTGCTCTTCCCAGCCACCCACCGACCCACcccgtcctctctctctcctcacagaTCGTGCACTGCTGCAGGGCGCCCCGGACGCGGTGGAGCTGCGCCAGCTGACGCCCTGGGCCGGCAGGCCCCCGCGTCCGCGCCGTCCGGCGGGGCCCCGGAGGAGACGCGCGCGCGCGCGACCGGGGACGCGGCCGTGCGGGCTGCGCGAGCTCGAAGTGCGCGTGAGCGAGCTGGGCTTGGGCTACGCGTCCGACGAGACGGTGCTCTTCCGCTACTGCGCAGGCGCCTGCGAGGCGGCTGCGCGCGTCTACGACCTGGGGCTGAGGCGGCTTCGCCAGCGGCGGCGCGTTCGGCGGGAGCGGGTGCGCGCGCAGCCCTGCTGCCGCCCGACGGCCTACGAGGACGAGGTGTCCTTCCTGGACGCGCACAGCCGCTACCACACCGTCCACGAGCTGTCGGCGCGCGAGTGTGCCTGCGTCTGACCCTACCTCACCAGGCGCGGCGAGACGGCGGCCGCGCCCCCCGCGCGACGGCGCCCCCGGCCCACCTGGCCAGGCCCGTGGCGCCGGACTGCGCGTGCGGGCGCAGGAGGCGCGGCGGAGGCCTCGGGACTGTCCAGTAACTGCACCGAGATAAAGTGTGGAAAATGGATCCTGGGTCGTGACTTCGCGTTCCGGGCGTGCCCAGCTCTCGGAGGGACACGAGCctgtgtggggtgtggggtggtggCGCCCGCTCCACTGGGCCAAGGGGGGCGGGGCGGGTACCAGCTGCGGGGCGCAGAGAGGGTCCTTTTCCCGTGGTACACGAAGGGAAGTGGTGTGAGCGGGAGCAGTGTCGGCAGGGGCCGTCCTTCCCACTTCCCTTTAGGTCCTGTGCCCCTTCCTGACGTGTCCCGCTTCCACCTGCCCGTAAGGTGAACTTCTGCATGGGAAGagggagccaaatgcagatgctgaGTCTGAGGTCCAGGTGGACCCAGGCCTCTGTCCCGTAAAAGGCCTCCTCGGGCCACCACCCCCACCGAGCCACTATCTCCTTTCACTagctaaaaatatatgtatgctgCCCATCTCCCTGTGGGGATAGGTCTGGGGCGGGCGCCAGCCCTGTCCAGCCCAAAAGCGGCGCCTGCTGGGGCACAGCCGGGTCCCTAGGGACCTAGGTCCTCGGCCCATAAAAGCCCTGGCTGGAacttctcggggggggggggggatttacgACCCGTCCCCTCGGAGGACAGAAAAAGTGGTGTCACCTTGATGTTTGGCAGGCCCAGGACAGGACAGGGGGTTGGGTTCCCAGACCGTGGGGAGGGGCCCGCACATCCCAGGGTCTGaggagggacagggcagggggtggTTGCTATGCCCCAAGCCTGGCACCCCGGAGACCAGTGGGCATGGACCCTCCCCTCCTGCAGCTCAGAGTGGGGTTCTGGAGGGTGCAAGCCCCTCTAACCCCAGACAGCTTTCCTGAGGGCATagtcccttctcttcttccctcaccCCCAAGTCCACCAAGGTTCCCTAGGAAAGAGCCCCTTCCCTCCTTCACTGTTCTCCTAGATTggccctctcctctctttcccacaCACCTGAGCTCAGGGCCACCATCTAAACACCacctccctcccaaccccagtCCCCATCCCGCAACTGGAGGGCCCAAATCAGAAGCTGCCCCGGGAAGGATcatccagcccagcccagcagggaCATCCCCGGTTCCCTGCTACCCAGGTCCCCTGCAGCAGCTGGAGACACTCGAGGCAGCTAACAGGCAGGACTTCCAGGGAGTCCTGAGAGCAGGGCTTGGCAGTCAGGCCCCAGCCCATGTGTGGTGGGCTTAGTAGAAAGTTTCAGGGTTGAGACTGTCTGGGGTCCCTGTCCCCCCAATTTCTGATTCTGAGGTTTGGGGTGGTGGATTCCTCCTGTATTTGGGCTGACTCAGCCCAGCCGTGGCAGAGAAGCTGGGGTCCCCATCTGCTTGGGGCAGAagccaagcctcagtttccccatcccagATGGCCCTGAGCCACAGAGGCGAAAGTTGCTCAGCCCAGGATACACAGGGGGAGAATTGGCCTTGGAGCCCAGGTCTGTGGCCCCTGAAGCCTgactgcctctgtgtgtgtgtgtgtgtgtgtgtgtgtgtgtgtgcacgcatgtgcactGTCTCAGGGCCCCCTGGGACCTGGGCCTCCTTGTCTCCCACTCAGTTCCAACATCCCAACCACAGGGCTTGGCCCAGCCCACCAGAGATTTGGAACAGAAACTCAGCTGCCCCCATAGACACCCCAAGGCAGGGGTTGTCTGCagtccacaccacacacacacacacacacacacacacacacacagagcacagagagaggCACCTACGTGGGGCTTAGCAGATCCAATCGCACGTGGACACACGGCCCATATGCTTATACACTCAGTCCTCACTCACAGTCAAAATTGCACGCTAGGAGGACACTCTCAATGTCCCTCTCATGTGCAAAAATCACATGGGGTCAGGCATTGGGCCACACCCAGCGGTCTCTCTCCAAGGCCCCCCGTGGTCAGCACTTGCCACACACACTCTCAGGGCTTCAGGTGCTCAGCACCACActgttcccccctccctctcctttgcaGGGCAGTCCCTGTCCTTCCTCTACACTTGTCCCAGCCCCCGACGGACCCCCTGACAGCCtggtccccactccccacccaggGTGGGACTTGACCTCCAGGCTTTTTCCACCTCTTGACATCGGCGCCCAGGCCAATGTCTTGTTCTTGGTTTGGGGGGCATTCCTGGGCCTGTGGGCTGTTGAACAGTGtccctggcccccacccaccGGATGCTCTCAGCCCCTCTCCAGGTGTGCTGACCACAAGCCTCCCAAGCCTTTGCCAAGTGTGCACGGGCAGGCAGAGTCGCCCTGGGGTGCGAGCCGCTGCTCTACAAGAAGGGAGAAGACATCGGTTTTCCTCGGAGCATTCCCATCTGGAGAATGGTTCTAGTATTGCCCGTCTGCATAGCCCACCGGCAGTGAGCAACAGCAACGATAACCACACGCAAATCGAGCAGACCCGTGAGCAGGACCCCAAGGCCAGTTCCCCGGGCTGAGTGTCTTGGTGGGTGAGGGGTGCAGCAGGTGAGACCCCAGCCGGTGGGGCTCCTCGCAAGTGGGTCCCAGTGGGGTCGGTGTCGGGTTTCAGATCCCAGTAGGTGAGGTCCCCAAGAGCTGAGGTCCCCAGCAGGTGAGGTCCGCCAGGAGGTGAGGCCCCTGGGAGGTAAGGCCCTAGAGCCGATCTCCTGGCAGCATAGTGCCGGTAGGCAAAGTCCCAAGTAAATGAGATCTCCAGCAATCACGTTCCTAGCAGGTGAGATTCCCAGCAGGTGAGGACGTCCCTCCCCCACCGGTGAGTCCCGGGCAGGTGAGGTCCCCAACAACCAAGGTCCCTGGCAGGTGAGACCCCCGCAGTTTAGGCCCTCCGGAAATGAGTCCCCTGGGACGTGAGGACCCTAGAGCTGATCTCCTGGCCACAGAGGAGCCGGGCAGGTGAAGTCCCAGCTCAGCGAGCTCCCCAGCAAGCAAGGGCCCTGGCTGGCGGAGAGGCCCTGGCAGGTGCATCTGGAGCAGCCCGCGGACCAGGCTGGCCCGCTCACGTGAACCAGGAGGCGATGCTGGGCACCGTCTGGTAGGTGGACTCCTGTTGCAGTCGCCAGCAGGCTTTGCAGAACATCAGGGCCCAGCTGAAGGTTTGAGGCCTCCAGGACTCCCGCCAGTGGAAGTAGCTGAGGTAGCGGGCGTGGTCCTTGTCCAGCGCCAGCAGATACTGGGCCAGCTCCTTGGGGCTCTGGAAGTCACTGACATGGATGAAGGCATCAGGGGGCAGGAACTGCTCATAGTTCCTCCTGCTGGGACCCATCACCACGGGCACGGCCCCGGCATCCAGGGTGTTCCTCCATGGCTTCTCTGTGATGTAGTCAGGATGCAGGGAGTTCTGGAACGCTAGGTAATCTTGTggagaaagtggggggaggggagagagtggagaCAGTGTCACGGGGGAGCAACCTGACAGCCCTGGCCTGCGGCCACACGGGGGCTTCCAAAGTGACATTCATGAGTCCTGGGGTCGGCACTCTTGTGGTTTGCAGGTTACAGATGACCACACTGAGACCAGGTGACTCAGTGAGAGACATGGCAGAGCGGGAATCCCAGCAGTAGcgtctggccccagagcccaggcttCCAGCCACTAGGTCGCACAGCCTCTGTATTTGGGGCGGGGTCCGTCCCCAGGGAGCTCAGTGGGTCCCAAGGGCTCCCAGGTCCCACCTTgacctgcccctcccagccttccccagACTTCCCCAGTGCCCTGGAGCTGACGCTTGAACCCAGGGCTCTGTCTGGGAGGGGTACAACGGGCTTGGGTCTGGAGGGCTAGGCTGGAGCTCGCCAGGTACCATACAGCTCGGGGGGCAGGGTGCTCCTGTCACAGAGAGAGCCAGTGCAGAGGTCTGGAGGTGAAGGAGAGCCTGGCCGGCTTGTGGGGAAAGCACAGGAAGGGCTCAGGGATGCCGGCATGAACGTGATGTATTTACTCAGTGTCCATTCAGTACTGCTCAAAGAGAGCCCCTCTGGTCCCGTGCTGGGGGGCTCTGGGTGTCTCCTGGTCTGGCTCATGTCCCTCCATTCCCGggtccttcccttccctgaagACAGTCATCAAGTCCTCACAGACCCCCCCATGCCAACCACTGGAGTGGAAATCTAGAACTTGTCTCTGCCCACTCCACTGCCTGCTGCCCTGGAGcgcccactttatagatgagaatacTGAGGTCAGACACACACGCATGCCTCTTTTCCAAGTACACCCCGCTAGAGCCATTCTGACCCAGAACCTAAGGTCTCCCCTCTTGACCGAACCCTGAACACCCCTCCCGCTCTGCAGGTGGAGCTCCGCATACAGCAGGCACCATCCCACGGGGCTTTCCGCCGTCGGGCAGAGGCCGTGTCTCTGCACCATCCGATTCAGCGGCCGCCAGCCCCGGGAGGCTATGGAGCCCTTGCGGTGTGGCTGTTGTGTCTGAGAAACAGGGTTTTTAatgctaatttaaatttaaaaacggATACCCTCTTCTCTGAATCAAAAACAGCTTCAAAATCGAAAgtagggcgcctggtggctcagtcgcaGAGCCCATGCATCTCTTGAtgtcggggttgtgagttcgagccccacggtgggtgcaGAGATGGCTTCAAAACAAAgtcttgaaataaaaagaaagatcaaacaaaaccaaaagcaaccTCAATTCAATGATTGGAAACCTTCGAAGTATATTTGGAACATCCTGGATGTGTCAATCTGCTTCTTCAACTGTCCGTCTTATGGAGTCTAAATGCAGATCGAGGATCGTTGCTGGAAACGGAGTGTTCAAATTGGAGGCACACCAACCACGTGTAAAAGACACACCAGACTTCCAAGGTGCAGAATCCAAGAGACAATGTAACTATCTCAGTACTTTTTGTACTGATACATATGGAAACAACACTAGGTAGGATCTATTGGGTTGAAGACAGCCTTACTAAAAAATCCATCTCAGTGTTTTtttgcatgtctgaaaatgtgGCTATTGAAAATAGTAAGTATATCTGTGACCTGTTACATTTCTATCAAAAGTAGATGCTACtctagagtttcttttttttttaattaacttctttttttataaagattttatttatttatttgacagagagagagacagtcagcgagagagggaacacaagcagggggagtgggagaggaagaagcagagcagggagcctgatgtggggctcgatcccaggactccgggatcacgccctgacctgaagacagatgcttaatgactgagccacccaggcgcccctactctagAATTTCTAAGAAAGGAAAACCGGTGggaatcataattttaaatgcacCCTCTGTCTCTGGAGGGATTCACCCAAATGCCACAGACGTGCCTACCCGGTTGTTTTGTACAAGCTACAGGTCCATCAATGTGAGACTGGTCAAACTGGGGTCTTTTGGGATAATAAAATACTAGGCAGCTGTAAAGAGTGAATAAAGCCACCTATTCAAGTCCttaaataaacccacaattatatggtcaattcatcatccacaaaggaggcaagaatccACAATGGGGAAATAGGGAGTCTCTTCTGCatttggtgttgggaaaactgaacagctacatgcaaaagaatgaaactagaccacttccTTACAGTATGctccaaaataaactcaaaatggattaaagacctaaatgtgagacctgaaactataaaaatcctagaagaaagcagaggcagtaacctctctgacacCAGCCATAGTGacgtttttctagataggtctcccgAGGcacaggaaataaaagtaaaaataaactattgggactacatcaaaataaaaagcttctgcacagcgaaggaaacaagcAACATAACAagaagacaacctatggaatgggagaagatatttgtaagtgACATAGCTGATTAGGGGtttgtatctaaaatacataaggaactagCACAAAACACCACCaaaacccacaaacaaacaaagaacaatgaacttaaaaatgggcggaagacatgaacagacatttcttcgaagaagacatccagatggccaacagacacatgaaaagatgctcgacatccctcatcatcaggaaactgcaaatgaaaaccacaacgagacatcgcctcacacctgtcagaacggctaaaatcaacgACACAAGAAACACCCagtgttggcgaggacgtggagaaaggggagcccttatgcactgttgggaatgcaagcgGGTGCAggcgctctggaaaacagtatggagtttgctcaacatttaaaaatggaaacaccatatgatccagtcattccactaCCAGGAATTTCcccaaagaatacgaaaacactaattcaaaaagctCTGTGCTCCCTTACGTCTCCTGCAGCAGTATTTGCGATAGCCCAggtatggaagcagcccgagtgtccaccgactgatgagtggataaagaagatgtggtgtgcatatacagtggaatattagcggtaaaaaagagtgaaatctggCCATTCGCAACAAAACAACTGACGGatctacagggtattatgctaagtgaaatcagtcaggcagagagagacagataccCTATGATTTcgctcagatgtggaatttaggacacacaacaaataaaaagagacaaagaaacagactcttaactacagagaacacactggtggttaccagaggggaggcgggtgggggatggaggaaatGGGGGATGGGGATCCTGACGCCggctgagaaatgtacagaattgttgaagcACTATATCATATACCTGAAAGTAacataatgctgtatgttaattcTCCTGGAATTTTTAAAGATCCACTATTCAATTGTAGTAGCGTGTGAATGTCATGGGAAAAGCCTGGCGTGAGAGTGCGAGAGTGAGAAATACCGTGATGTGTGAACATCTTCATCTCCAAGGGTCATAACGTGAGTGTTGGGATAACATGGCAACGTGAGAGCGTTCCTGCACGAGAGTGCAGGACATCAGTACGTGGGTGTGCGACTGTGGAGGTATATGCCTGTGACTGTGTGCCCGTGTGTCCCTTTCATCATGTCTCAGGACATGAATGGGACAATGTGGGACTACGAGTGTGCCAGTGCCGTCCTGTGCAAGTGTGCTTCTGCTTGGCTGAAGTGTGAGAACGCCAGCCCGGGTGAGCGTGATAGAATGGTCGTGTGTTTCCAACATGTGTGAAAATGCCCGCGTGAGTGTGAAAACACCCGCGTGTGCGAGCCCCATCCTGCTGGAGTCGGTGAGTATGAAAACAGGGAGTGTAAGTGGCACCGTGCTGGAGTGTGCAAGCGACGGCGAGTCCCAGGGTGTGCGTGCAGGAGTGTCCGGGTGTGCACGGGAGTGAGAGCACCCAAGTGTGTGACCGAGGACAAGAAGGCGAGTGCGAGTGACTGCGAGCCCCCACGTGTGCTGTGAGTCCACCTCCCCAGGACCAGGGGCCTCCGGGACCCAGAGACGCGAGTCGGGCACCCCGCGCTCCCTCCCCGCGCCAGCCGCCACACCCGCAGCACCCCTCTGGGTCAGGTCCGCGCCAGACACAAACCAGTTGGGTGACCCCCTTACTGAAAGACCCATTGTTAACAGACGCTTATCAGCCGCACCTACTGGGCCCCCTCCACACTTggccctctgctctcctgcccccCATCAGAGCTCCGGGGGGTCTGCAACTCCAAGGACACCAGGGGCTCCCGTGGCCGGGCCGGCACGGGGCCCATCCAGCctctcagccccccacccccacctgaaGCCCTCAGCAGAAACACAGGACCAGAGCCTGGCCCCCTGTAGGGGCCTCGTTCCAGCCAAacggggaaaccgaggcacaccACGGCAGGACGTGGGTGTGAGAGCAGGCAGGGTGCTGGGCCTGCAAAGAGGGCTCCTTTAGAGCCAAGAGGCGGGTTTGGGCACCTGACAACTTCGGGGGCTGTGCTCCGCTTGCTGCACAAGCTTGACAAGGAGACCCTCTGCCCGCGGACTCCAAGGCCCTGCCTACCtgccccgggccccgccccccagccctccctccgcCTCGCTCAGTCTGTTCCAGCCACAGGGGCCACCAGTGTTCCTCCAGCACGCCAGGCGCGGTCAAGGGCCCTCGGATCCGCAGGCTGGCCCAGCTTGCTCTCACGCCCCCGTGTGGGGGAGCTCGTTCTCGGCCAGCGCCCCCAGCAGTCGCGAAAACGGCCCTATCCAAACACCAAAGAGCGGGGCAAGTCCTCAGGGCGACTCCGAGGCATATCTGCTCCCAAGCCCACCGCAGCCCCTGCGTGTGTGTCCTGCCAAAGAAGCAGGGTTCGAACTGCAGATGCTTTTCTAGCTGTGCCCTTGGATAAGCCCCTACCTGCTTTGTGACTCATtttccccaactgtaaaatggagatcacGGTGCCTCCTTGATGGGCTCAGCACCCGGTCTGGTACACGCGGGCGCTTAATAAATGACCCTGCTACTGTCTGGCGGCTGTAGGTCCTGCGCCAGCGCGCCCATGGGGCGGCGGtgcgggaggggggcgggggacggGGGGGGCGGGAGAGGCGGTTCCAGACTCAGTGCGCCAAACCTCCCCGTGCCTGGTCTATgcaaaactgaaatgcaaatcGCACGCAAACGCCGGCTCCGCGCAGTGGCCAGCAGCCTGAGCCGCCTGAAGTGCGCGCGTGGGGGCGCCCGGCACCCCACAGCAGAGCCCAGGCGCGGACCGGCATCCAGCGCGGCTTTCAACGCTCCGTGTAAATGTTTACACCGGGCCGGCCGCCAGGCCCCGCGCGGGCCGACACCAGCCTGCCAGGCCCGGGAATGTAAACCCGCGCTGGGGGCAGCCCAGCGGCGGGGAGAGGCTCTGCCGGGGTGGGCGGGAATGCGCATGCGTTATGAAACACCTACTGTGCGCACTCAGTGCACCGGGGCTGGCGGTCCCAGCACTGAGTCCTCAGTGCCTCACTGGGGGAAGCTCAGGCCTTGTGGTGGCCCAGAGGGTGCACACCTGCGcgggcccggggctggggggaagggcgCGGATAGGAGCagccagagaaggcttcc from Ursus arctos isolate Adak ecotype North America unplaced genomic scaffold, UrsArc2.0 scaffold_14, whole genome shotgun sequence includes:
- the NRTN gene encoding neurturin, which translates into the protein MQRWKAAALASVLCSSVLSIWMCRDGLLLSHHLGPALTPLRRPPRTLDARIARLAQYRALLQGAPDAVELRQLTPWAGRPPRPRRPAGPRRRRARARPGTRPCGLRELEVRVSELGLGYASDETVLFRYCAGACEAAARVYDLGLRRLRQRRRVRRERVRAQPCCRPTAYEDEVSFLDAHSRYHTVHELSARECACV
- the LOC113249896 gene encoding 4-galactosyl-N-acetylglucosaminide 3-alpha-L-fucosyltransferase FUT5, whose amino-acid sequence is MVQRHGLCPTAESPVGWCLLYAELHLQSGRGVQDYLAFQNSLHPDYITEKPWRNTLDAGAVPVVMGPSRRNYEQFLPPDAFIHVSDFQSPKELAQYLLALDKDHARYLSYFHWRESWRPQTFSWALMFCKACWRLQQESTYQTVPSIASWFT